From the genome of Symphalangus syndactylus isolate Jambi chromosome 13, NHGRI_mSymSyn1-v2.1_pri, whole genome shotgun sequence:
aggctgaggcaggagaattgcttgaacccgggaggcagaggttgcagtgagccaagatcgtgccactgcactccactctgggcaacagagtgagactccttctcaaaataaataaataaatgtatgtatgtatgtaaataaaAGAAGTGtatttgactcatggttctgtgggctgtGCAAGAAGCACGGCACCAACACCTGCTCTTGgcgagggcctcaggctgcttccacttacggcagaaggggaaggggagccagtgtgcggagatcacatggtgagggagGAAGCAGGAGTGGGGCCggcggggagggaagggaagggaagggggaaaggtggcaggctctttttaacaaccagctccctTGGGAAGTAATGGAAGGGTACTCATTCTCTTCCAGGGAGAGCATTAATCAATtcttgagggatctgcccccaagTCCCGCCTCCGACACTGGGGATTAACATTTCGGTGTGAGTTTTGGAGGAAACAAACAGTCCCTAAATTCCAGACTTTCAGAAGGAAAACAGGTGTTCAACATAAACCGCATTGTTTGTTCAAGCAGTTTAAGTGGAGCGAGTTTCTCTTTTCAGTTGGGGGGGCGGAAACCTTCTTGAAATCCAAGTTCTCAGACTCCACCCAAGGGCCAACCTTGCAAACACATCTCGCTAAGGAGCCCATCCAGGCCTGCTGGGTTAACTCCTTTCTGCACAGTAGGGAAGTAAGGAATGATTTAAAACAcatagaggccaggcgcggtggctcatgcctgtaatcccagcactttgggaggctgaagtgggaggacttcttgaggccaggagttggagaccagcctgggcaacatagcgagaccccatctctacaaaataagaagattagccaggcatagttgtgtgcacctgtggtcttgctactcaggaggctgaagagggagaatcacttgagcccaggaattcaaggctgcagtgagctagtccagcctgggtgagagagcaagaccctgtctcaaaaaaattatagtaataatgcatataaaacatttatattgagGAGGTTGAGTTAATTTGGTGGTTCATGTATTCATTTACCAATGACATGGAGCATTTTTGTGCCAAGTAAGGTATCGGGGACAGGGTGGTAAAAGGCACCCAGGCTTATTCTTACAAAGCTTCCAATCCAGTGAGGATGACAGAAAAGAAACACTCGTGGCAGCAATACATAGCTGGTTACAGATGGGTAAGGGCTGCGAAGAGAGGGAAAGGGTCCTAtcggagaaaaggagagaagggctCTTTCTACAGGGGAGGAGACCTCAGGATGGGGCACTGTGAGGGCCACATTTCAGTGGATCCAAAAAGAAAAGGCTCGATGTAGGTGTTGGCTATAGCGGGGATGGGTGGGAGAGGGGCTTGGGGGTGTGTACTGCCATGTAGAGACGTCATCACTATTTATTCTGATTAGTTGCTGCGATCTGTAGAGTGTCAGAGAGGGGTGAGATTTCTGATCAAAGACAGGGACAGCACTTCCTGAGATCGAGGACATGGTTAGGGAGAGCAGGCTTTGGGAGGACAGTGatgagtgttttttttcttttaaagacatagtcttgctctattgcccaggctggagtgcagtggtgcaatcttggctcactgcaaactctgcctcctgggttcacgtgattctcgtgcctcagcctcccaagtggcttggactacagatgtgtgccaccatgcccagctaatttttgtatttttagtagagatggggtttcgccacgttggccaggctggtctcaaactcctgacctcaagtgatactctggcctctgcctcccaaagtgttgggattacaggtgtgagccactgtgcctggcttagttTTTTTTGTAACAGAAATTTCTCTTTCAGAATTTAGGATACCAAAAGTCCGAAATTAAGGTGTCgacagggccatgctccctctgatgGCTCTGGGGGAGGATCCTGCCACCTGCCCTCTAACAGTGGCCTGAAGCCCTTGGTGCTCCCTGGCTTGTGGGCGCAGCCCTCACATCTCTGCCTGTGTTGCCTCTTGGCCGTCTCCCTTCTGtgtatctgtctctgtctcttctgtTAGGAGAACCATCGTATTGGATTAAGGGCCTACCCTATTCTCGTATCTTCTCAACTCATTACATCTGCAacaatcctatttccaaataaggtcacgttttgaagtactgggggttaggacttcttttttttgggggggggtcacagttcaaaccatagcagtctGTTCTCTagtccccccaaattcatgtccttcccacatgcaaaatacacTCACGTGATCCCGACATCCCAAAGTTTTAATGCAATACAGCATCAACTCTAAGTGCAAAATCTCATCTAAGCACCATCAACTCAAAATCTCATCTCATCTGATGAGAATCCCACAACTCATTATGTCAGTCATCTACAGCAGGTATGAGGGAGACTCAGAGTGTGGTCCATTGTGGGGCAAAATACCTCTCCATCTGCGAACCTGTGAGAAATCAGAAAGCAAGTGGTCTGCTTCCAAAATACAGTGATGGGGCAAGCAAAGGATAGACATTCCCatttcaaaaggagaaaaaggggtCATGGGTCCTGAGCAAGTTTAAAACCCATCAGGGCAAATGCTATGAGGTTTCCAGGCGTGGAACAAATCCTCCATGGTTGGAAACTCTGACCTCTGGACCTCGTTTTGGGTACCTTCTATTCCTATTCCCTTAGATGGGCAGCAAGATTTGAGCCAATGGTTGGATACATGGTCTGGTGTTCAGATGTGAGAGTCAGCCTGGAGATTTGGGCTTCATCATGAAGATTTGGGAATTGACACCCAGAGAATGGGTGAGGTTGCACACCAAGGCAGAGAGAATTGAGGGAGACACGAAGAGGAGGGCCTGCAACCTGTGGACGCCAGCGACATGCTGGAGAAGAAGCTCTTACAGGAAACAGAGGAGGCTGGGGTTGTGATCACCGATCACAGGCTGGGTGGGCTACAAGAAGGAGGgattggctaggtgcagtggcttgcagctataatcctggctactcaaggggctgagatgggatgatcgcttgaggctaggaattcaaggctagcctgggcaacatagtgagacccccatctctaaaaaaataaaaaaaaattaactgggtgtggtggcgcacacgtgtagtctcacctacttgggaggctgaagtgggaggatcacttgggcccaggagtttgaggctgcagtgagctgtgattgtgccactgctctccagcctgggtgacagagcaagactctggctcaaaacaacaacaacaacaaacccggGAGAGCTTGGATGATGAGCACACATCAGTGGGATTTCCCAGCACAGGTGGAGGTCACTGGTGATTCCAGGGTGGGGCCAGTCCTTGGAACGGTGGAGATGGGAAGCAAGTGGGAGGGGAGGAAGTGGGCACAGAGGGTAGATAGCCCATGATAGTGAATGAAGAGATAGAGGTAGCCCAAGGGAAAAGTGGGGTGTCGTGGCTTGAATTGTGCCCCTCCAAAaagatatgctgaagtcctaaccctgtgaatgtggccttattggaaatagggtctttgcaacTGTAACCAAGTTAGGAGGTCACAAGAGTGGGCCCCAATCCAACATGACTGTGTCCTTAATGAGAAGAGGAAGACGCCACGTgaagacagacacacagggaggggaccatGCAACGGGGGAGGCAGACATTGGAGTGAtgcatccacaagccaaggagccCCAAGCGTCGATGgccaccaccagaagccagggagaggcaaggaaggactCTTCTCAGAGTGTCAGAGGAGGCATGGCCCTGCTGAACTTAattttggactcctggcctctAAAACTGCGAGAGGatacatttctgtggttttaagccactcggtttgtgatactttgttatggcagctgcaGAAAACACATGTGGGGTCAGGGATTGGGTGTGGGTCAGGTTTAAAAAGTGAGGGGAAAGGTCCCATCAGGAGGGAGAGGTGAGGATGCAGGGGACGAGGGATGATCTGGGAGTTGCTTGCATGTCTGTCATAGGCCAGAAGGAGGATGCCTGGTGCAGAGCGAGGAGTGGTGTTGATTTGAAAGCATGTGGAAAGGAAGTTTCCTTTTAAGGCAGACTTGCAGGTTGGTTGTGGTTTATCTGCCCTTGACTTGTGGTAAGTCCTGGAGCACCACTAGCCCTGCAGTGTAGAGGGGCAGAGGAAGGGGCCAGGCAGCTGGGGAGGAAGAGCTGTCCCAAAGCTGAGTCAGGGGACAGTGGTGGGGGCTGCAGGAGCTTTGGAGTCTCCTGGTGAATTATGGAGTCTATGGCTCTTGGGATATGGAAtgaagggatgtgtgtgtgtgtgtgtgtgtgtgtgtgtgcgtgtgtgtgtgtctatatgtctCTGTGTGCTggtctgtgtgtatatgttatatatatgaacAGGTGCACGTGGTATGtaactgtgtgtatatgtgtgcatgtctgtgcatacatgtgtgcatgtgattGCATGCGTGTGCAAGAGCTTGTGGatatgtgtctgcatgtgtgtgtccctgtgagtatgtgcatgtgtgtgtgtacacatgtgatCACTCAGGGTGGGGCAGCCTTGGGGCCTGTGAGTGTGCCCAGTGGGCCAGGCACCAACCCTCATgcctcttcccttctcccctaGCTGTGCCTGCACGGGACCCTGCCTGGCTTCAGGAGGACAAAATGGAGGAAGAAGCTATGGCTCCTGGGCTGCCAACCACCTGTTCACAGGTAGGTAAGAACTTCTTGTTCTAAAGAACGCTGCTGTACCCAAAGGCTGGACTTGCCCTCTTCCTGTGACCTGCCTGGATCATCTCATGAGGTTGGTCTCCATGCTTCCAGGGAGTGGGCCTCTTACAGTGGGTGTCAGCAACGGGAGTGTGGGCCATGATCCCACCACCTCATTCAGACCCTCCCCAGGCTGCTGAGCACCAGGAGGGAAAACAAAGCAAGGATGTGAGCCGTCCTCATTTTGTggtcttcatggtctcactgaaCAAAGAGTTGAGTCATTTTCCAGATAGTTCCCTCCTGCCTGTACCATGCTCAGGTCTGCCGGACCCTGGAGCTAGAAGGGGGACACATCTGCAAGAGCTTCCTGGCTCCTTGTCAATAGATAAGTCCTGTCCTGAGGTCGAGGACTTGCAACGTTAGTTATCACCTCTTGCTGTTCTTAAGGAGTAGAGAGTAGAGAGAGGAGTTCTAGTTCAGAGTCCTGAGCTAAGGGCCAGATTCTGGGGGATCTCAGAACCCTGTCTGAAAGTCCTCTGCATGGGGTTTCCTTTCCCCAGGCCTGCCAGCCTCCAGCATCCTCTGGCGTACTGGTGGGGATGGTCCCTGGCTGAGCTGGGATGGATATGTGTTTTAGGAACCAGTCACCTTTGCAGATGTGGCTGTGGTGTTCACCCCAGAAGAATGGGTGTTTCTGGACTCTACTCAGAGGAGCCTGTATAGAGATGTGATGCTGGAGAACTACAGGAACCTGGCCTCTGTGGGTAAGGCAGCttcgtcttgctctgttgcccaggctagagtgtgatggcgtgaccttggctcactgcaacctttggctcactgcaacctccgcttcctaggcttaggtgatcctcccaccccagcctcccgagtagctgggaccacagggtgCGTCAtcatacctggcttatttttgtatttttttgtagagatggggttttgccatgtgtcccagactggtctcgaacatctgggctcaagtgatccacctgcctcagccccacaacatgctgggattgcagacatgagccactgcgcccggccaaggcttTGTTTTTCATCACATTTATGTAGCAACCATAAGCTCCAGAAATTGTGCAAGTCTGGAAAATCTAGAGGTGAAAAAACAGATAATTCCCACCTTCATGAGCTTCCAGTCTACTGGCCTTTCTATGGAATGAAGATCTTTTTACTGCTCTGTCTCTCTGTGATTAAAAGCTTTTGGGCTTCTCAAATGTATTCCTTAGCTAGGCCCTTGGTTTTGTAGACTGgagagcctcagtgtcctctggGACCCAGTGAGGGAACTTGTATTTAGTTGCTCAGTGAaagagtttggctgtgtccatCAGAATTTAGGCACATGCATTTTGCCACTCCCATCTCTAGAGCCCCTAAAGACTTGAGAATATCGGCCCTGGTGTCAGGGCATAGCACAGTCCTCCcacaacatgttttttttttttctcgtgaGCAGCTGATCAACCATGCAAACCCAGTGCATTGTCTTATTTGGAAGAAAGAGGAGAGCAGTGGACCACCGACAGGGGCATCCTCTCAGACACCTGTGCAGGTGAGCCCAGGCAGATCAGGTGAGCATCAGCTCTGGTCAGTAAGGGGAGTGTCCAGTTTGGAAACTGTCAGTCAGGGCAACCTATTCATACCCTTGACTGAGAAGCCTGTTTGGTTGAGCTCCCTTATTAAATGccaccttctttcctttttccctttcctttttaatCTCTAAAACTTTACATTAATCTCCTAGAAAGATCTGTCCTACTTTCTcttcatatttaatatttccaTGTGTATGTTTTATCCATTTCCTCCCCACTGTACATTCTTGCTAACATTTTTCCTCAACATTAGTCACAATCTTCATAGAATCCTTTTTTGGTAAATTACCTACTATTTCCTTCCCATGTTCCTCTGATTACATAACTTCTCACCTAGCCACACACCTTAAAATTTTCCTTAACTTTTAGATGCATTCCTTCTCATTGCAAATTTCTTCCTGTATTTAGGATcagtatttggaaaaaaaaagttcacatgtGCCTTACTTACTTTTTAGGTCACCTTGATCCCACAGTTTCTTTCTCTGCGCTTAACTTTTTCTTCCCTAATTCATTTCAGAACCTCAATGTCAACCCCAAGAGGCAATTCCTAGCCAAGATACTTTTACAGAGATCCTGGCCATTGATGTGAAAGGGGTAAGGCTCACCAGCGATTATTCGTGGTTCTCTATAGTAGGATGAGTCTGGGGTTAACTGTAAGTTAGAAAAGCAGCCCAAGAGCCAAGAGAGCTTCGAGGCAAGAAGTGTTTACCCAGAAGGAAGCAGTTTCTTGGGGGAGAGTCCGTGAATGTCATGAATTGGTGGAAAACTAAATGTAGATCATGTTCGTACAAGTAAGCATTTTCACAGACACGACACAGATGCAAAGTGTTTAAGACTTAATTTAGCCTTACACAAATTGGAAAAATTCTGCATCTAAGAAGCCCcatgaaaataatggaaagaggccgggcgcggtgtctcacgcttgtaatcccagcactttgggaggccgaggcgggcagatcacgaggtcaggagatcaagatcacagtgaaaccccatctctactaaaaatacaaaaaattagccgggcgtggtggcaggcgcctgtagtcccagctactcggagaggctgaggcaggagaatggcgtgaacccgggaggcggagcttgcagtgagccaagattgcgccactgcactccagcctgggcgacagagcgagactccatctcaaaaaaaaaaaaaaaaaaaagaaaagaatggaaagatagCTCTCTGCAACGGAGCATCCACCCTATTCCACTTGAAAGAACTCTGGGTAGAAATGGTATGGACTCTGTAAACGGTAAAAGTATCAGATGTAGAACTGTCTTTTTCTTACATTCATTTCACGTAGGGGAGAATATCTGTGAATCTAATAAGGCCTTTGGtcttcacattttctttcatcaacaGGAGCAACCTCAGCCTGGAGAAAAACTCTATAAATATAATGAACTTGAGAAACCTTTTAACAGCATTGAACCACTTTTCCAGTACCAGAGAATTCATGCTGGAGAGGCGTCCTATGAATGTCAAGAGATTAGAAATTCCTTCTTCCAGAGTGCCCAGCTAATCGTGCCTGAGAAAATCCGTAGTGGGGATAAAacctatgcatgtaacaaatgtGAAAAATCCTTCAGATACAGCTCTGACCTTATCAGGCATGAGAAGACTCATACTGCAGAGAAGTGCTTTGACTGTCAAGAATGTGGGCAAGCCTTCAAATATTCCTCGAATCTCCGGCGACACATGAGAACACATACCGGAGAGAAGCCATTTGAATGTAGTCAGTGTGGGAAAACCTTCACGAGGAACTTTAACCTGATTTTGCACCAGAGAAACCACACAGGAGAGAAGCCCTATGAGTGTAAAGattgtgggaaagccttcaaTCAGCCATCATCCCTCAGGAGCCACGTgagaactcacactggagagaagcccttTGAATGCAGCcagtgtgggaaagccttcagggAACACTCTTCACTGAAGACACATCTGCGAACCCATACCAGAGAGAAACCATATGAATGCAACCAGTGTGGCAAGCCCTTCCGGACGAGCACTCATCTGAACGTGCACAAGAGGATACACACAGGGGAGAAACTGTATGAGTGCGGGACTTGTGGTCAGGTCCTGAGTCGTCTTTCAACCCTGAAGAGTCACATGcgaactcacactggagagaagccctatgCGTGCCAGGAATGTGGGCGAGCCTTCAGTGAGCCCTCCTCCCTCAGGAAACATGCAAGGACTCACAGTGGCAAGAAGCCTTATGCATGCCAGGAATGCGGGCGAGCCTTTGGTCAGTCTTCACATCTTATTGTACATGTGAGAACACACAGTGCCGGGAGACCCTATCAATGTAATCAGTGTGAGAAAGCCTTCAGGCACAGCTCCTCACTCACTGTACACAAAAGAACCCATGTGGGAAGAGAGAACATTAGGAATGGCAGCCTGCCTTTATCCATGTCTCATCAATACTGTGGGCCCCTTGCTAATTAACTtccattttgtaaaaatataaacacatggGGCTATGACTTTCCCTCATAATACTCCTTTAGCTGCATCCTGTGTTTCAAtgtataatattttcatttttgtttaattgtAAGTATTGTCTTAACCTCCATTATCATTTATTCTTTGACCCATCTATTATTTGGAATTAGATTTTTCAAAACTAATATGTGGATGTATTTTCATAGAGGTATAATGACTTATAGTGAAATGCATACATCTGAAGTGTACAGTTGGATGAGTTTGACAGATGCATACATGCATGTAACCAACACCCCATTCCAGATACAGAATGTTTCTATCTTTCTGGAAGGTTCCTGCATGTTATATGGCTATTTCTTAGttgcctttttgttgttggtttctaATTTAATTACATGGTGAGAAGAGTATGTGGCCTGTTTGTTACTGAGTCGTAGGTATTTGCTGAGATTTGCTGTTAGGTCTGGTGTGGCTTATTCTTCTAGCTGCCAACCAAAATTGCCCCTTCCTCCTCAGAAAAGAACCTGGGTTTTCTGTTCAGATTGGTAGTGTGCACCATTAAAAAGCTTCCatctcctggctgggcatggtggctcatgcctgtaatcccagcactttgggaggctgaggctgagggatcacctgaggtcaggagttcaagaccagcctggccaacatggtgaaaccccctctctactaaaaatacaaaaattagccaggtttgatggcacgcacctgtaatcccagctacttgggaggctgaggcaagagaattgtttgaacccaggaggcagagcttgcagtgagccgagatttcgccactgcactccagcctgggcaacagagtgagactctgtctcaaaaataataataataaaaaaaagcttCCATCTCCCAGCCCTTCTTGCAAGCAAGGGCAGGCCATTTCCTCTGGTCCTGGCTAGTATGAATATAAGAAGTCACTGGATGTGACTCTGGGGAAGATGTTGTGTTCAGGGATGGTTTCATGTAGCCACATCTCTCCACTTCCTGCCTTTTGGACAAGCAGACATGATGTCTAGAGCTAGAGGAGCCCTCCTGTGACCATAAGGGTAAAAGCCACAGGCTAAGAAGAGTGTGGCCGGAAGTCATATCCATCTTGCTTCTgtaatctaaaaaatatttaggatatATTTAATAGAATTGGCATATTTCTGTGATTGCAGCAGCCCTGGACTATTTATTTCTGGATGTCCCATACATGAAAAATACGCCCTTCTTACTGGtacaatatttttttgtttgtttttgtttttggtgggaGGTTTATTTCACCTGAATATAATTCCTAACTGATGCACTTAGCATATGTCAATTTTTATAAGTGCTTCATGGATGGTTGAAATCAATGTATTGTATTCTACAAATGTCTGCTAGATCAAACATATGTGTTTAAAAACCATctacacatttataaatattgatCTGTGATCTAGCATTTATTAAGAGAGgtatgttaaagtctcccaccatGATTATGTATTGCTGAAAAATCTTTGTCATtctgtcagtttttaaatttatgtatatacatacatatatatatgttttgaagCAATGAAATTAAATATAGATACTGGCATTTTTTACATTTCCAACAAATTGTTACTTTTATTCTTATAAAGTGATCATCCTTTTCCCTATTTCTGAACATTCAACCATTCATTATAATGACAGTAAATACTTAGAGTTTACTATTAATAGATAGTAGCCACTGCCTGAAGCTTTGCATCTTTTAATTTAGTCCTCACACTGACACTTTGAGGTATGTACTGTTATCATCCCcaattcacagatgaggaagctgaggcccagcaaGTTAAGGTGGGCTATCAAAGTCATCTGGGTGGCATGTGATGGGCCTGACTCTCTCTACAGTGGCAGACCCAGGGGACTAGTCTCCATTTttacttgttcttttttgttctttttttgttttttttgttttttttggttttaaagttCTCTTAGGTATAACTTACATAAACGTTAATAAATGTTAGGGTACACCTTGGTGAATTTTGTATATGTCTATACCCACCACGGGCTCCATCAAAATATTTTGTCATCCCAGAAATTTCCCTTGGGCCCTACCTAATCCTCAAAGATTACCACTATTCTGACTTGTATCACCATAGATTTGTTTTTCCTGTTCATGTAAATGGATCCATAAACAGCCCTCTTGTGTCTGTTTTCTTCACTTAATATAGTGTCATTGAGATTTATCTATGTTGTATTATCAGTAGTTTATGCTTTTTAATTGCTGTGTAATAGTCTATAAtctgaatataccacaatttaaaaattctattctgTTTACAAACATTTGAGttctgtcctccaggttcatccatg
Proteins encoded in this window:
- the ZNF333 gene encoding zinc finger protein 333 isoform X1, with protein sequence MKDRHFKLFLYLSFMVSYCLFLFVCLRQSLTSSPRLECNGTISAHCSFHLVDSSNSRSSASQAAVITGARHHAQLSFVFLVETGFHQVGQAGLELLASGRTLTETSNPGSSVMESVTFEDVAVEFIQEWALLDSARRSLCRYRMLDQCRTLASRGTPLCKPSCTSQPGPTAEPGATEQGIFHATGVAWESQLKPKELPSMQDLLEEASSRDMQMGPGLFLRLQLVPSIEERETALTQEGRPALQEPPWSLGCTGLKAAVQIQRVVIPVPTLGHCNPWVAGDSAVPARDPAWLQEDKMEEEAMAPGLPTTCSQEPVTFADVAVVFTPEEWVFLDSTQRSLYRDVMLENYRNLASVADQPCKPSALSYLEERGEQWTTDRGILSDTCAEPQCQPQEAIPSQDTFTEILAIDVKGEQPQPGEKLYKYNELEKPFNSIEPLFQYQRIHAGEASYECQEIRNSFFQSAQLIVPEKIRSGDKTYACNKCEKSFRYSSDLIRHEKTHTAEKCFDCQECGQAFKYSSNLRRHMRTHTGEKPFECSQCGKTFTRNFNLILHQRNHTGEKPYECKDCGKAFNQPSSLRSHVRTHTGEKPFECSQCGKAFREHSSLKTHLRTHTREKPYECNQCGKPFRTSTHLNVHKRIHTGEKLYECGTCGQVLSRLSTLKSHMRTHTGEKPYACQECGRAFSEPSSLRKHARTHSGKKPYACQECGRAFGQSSHLIVHVRTHSAGRPYQCNQCEKAFRHSSSLTVHKRTHVGRENIRNGSLPLSMSHQYCGPLAN
- the ZNF333 gene encoding zinc finger protein 333 isoform X2, coding for MLCFRPHPFFYLSVSFIAGRTLTETSNPGSSVMESVTFEDVAVEFIQEWALLDSARRSLCRYRMLDQCRTLASRGTPLCKPSCTSQPGPTAEPGATEQGIFHATGVAWESQLKPKELPSMQDLLEEASSRDMQMGPGLFLRLQLVPSIEERETALTQEGRPALQEPPWSLGCTGLKAAVQIQRVVIPVPTLGHCNPWVAGDSAVPARDPAWLQEDKMEEEAMAPGLPTTCSQEPVTFADVAVVFTPEEWVFLDSTQRSLYRDVMLENYRNLASVADQPCKPSALSYLEERGEQWTTDRGILSDTCAEPQCQPQEAIPSQDTFTEILAIDVKGEQPQPGEKLYKYNELEKPFNSIEPLFQYQRIHAGEASYECQEIRNSFFQSAQLIVPEKIRSGDKTYACNKCEKSFRYSSDLIRHEKTHTAEKCFDCQECGQAFKYSSNLRRHMRTHTGEKPFECSQCGKTFTRNFNLILHQRNHTGEKPYECKDCGKAFNQPSSLRSHVRTHTGEKPFECSQCGKAFREHSSLKTHLRTHTREKPYECNQCGKPFRTSTHLNVHKRIHTGEKLYECGTCGQVLSRLSTLKSHMRTHTGEKPYACQECGRAFSEPSSLRKHARTHSGKKPYACQECGRAFGQSSHLIVHVRTHSAGRPYQCNQCEKAFRHSSSLTVHKRTHVGRENIRNGSLPLSMSHQYCGPLAN
- the ZNF333 gene encoding zinc finger protein 333 isoform X4, whose translation is MWPWSSSRSGRCWTAHGGACADTGCWTSAGPWPPGELHYANPVAPPSRGQQQSQGQQNKGFSMPRVLGPGLFLRLQLVPSIEERETALTQEGRPALQEPPWSLGCTGLKAAVQIQRVVIPVPTLGHCNPWVAGDSAVPARDPAWLQEDKMEEEAMAPGLPTTCSQEPVTFADVAVVFTPEEWVFLDSTQRSLYRDVMLENYRNLASVADQPCKPSALSYLEERGEQWTTDRGILSDTCAEPQCQPQEAIPSQDTFTEILAIDVKGEQPQPGEKLYKYNELEKPFNSIEPLFQYQRIHAGEASYECQEIRNSFFQSAQLIVPEKIRSGDKTYACNKCEKSFRYSSDLIRHEKTHTAEKCFDCQECGQAFKYSSNLRRHMRTHTGEKPFECSQCGKTFTRNFNLILHQRNHTGEKPYECKDCGKAFNQPSSLRSHVRTHTGEKPFECSQCGKAFREHSSLKTHLRTHTREKPYECNQCGKPFRTSTHLNVHKRIHTGEKLYECGTCGQVLSRLSTLKSHMRTHTGEKPYACQECGRAFSEPSSLRKHARTHSGKKPYACQECGRAFGQSSHLIVHVRTHSAGRPYQCNQCEKAFRHSSSLTVHKRTHVGRENIRNGSLPLSMSHQYCGPLAN
- the ZNF333 gene encoding zinc finger protein 333 isoform X5, whose translation is MESVTFEDVAVEFIQEWALLDSARRSLCRYRMLDQCRTLASRGTPLCKPSCTSQPGPTAEPGATEQGIFHATGVAWESQLKPKELPSMQDLLEEASSRDMQMGPGLFLRLQLVPSIEERETALTQEGRPALQEPPWSLGCTGLKAAVQIQRVVIPVPTLGHCNPWVAGDSAVPARDPAWLQEDKMEEEAMAPGLPTTCSQEPVTFADVAVVFTPEEWVFLDSTQRSLYRDVMLENYRNLASVADQPCKPSALSYLEERGEQWTTDRGILSDTCAEPQCQPQEAIPSQDTFTEILAIDVKGGRISVNLIRPLVFTFSFINRSNLSLEKNSINIMNLRNLLTALNHFSSTREFMLERRPMNVKRLEIPSSRVPS
- the ZNF333 gene encoding zinc finger protein 333 isoform X3; protein product: MESVTFEDVAVEFIQEWALLDSARRSLCRYRMLDQCRTLASRGTPLCKPSCTSQPGPTAEPGATEQGIFHATGVAWESQLKPKELPSMQDLLEEASSRDMQMGPGLFLRLQLVPSIEERETALTQEGRPALQEPPWSLGCTGLKAAVQIQRVVIPVPTLGHCNPWVAGDSAVPARDPAWLQEDKMEEEAMAPGLPTTCSQEPVTFADVAVVFTPEEWVFLDSTQRSLYRDVMLENYRNLASVADQPCKPSALSYLEERGEQWTTDRGILSDTCAEPQCQPQEAIPSQDTFTEILAIDVKGEQPQPGEKLYKYNELEKPFNSIEPLFQYQRIHAGEASYECQEIRNSFFQSAQLIVPEKIRSGDKTYACNKCEKSFRYSSDLIRHEKTHTAEKCFDCQECGQAFKYSSNLRRHMRTHTGEKPFECSQCGKTFTRNFNLILHQRNHTGEKPYECKDCGKAFNQPSSLRSHVRTHTGEKPFECSQCGKAFREHSSLKTHLRTHTREKPYECNQCGKPFRTSTHLNVHKRIHTGEKLYECGTCGQVLSRLSTLKSHMRTHTGEKPYACQECGRAFSEPSSLRKHARTHSGKKPYACQECGRAFGQSSHLIVHVRTHSAGRPYQCNQCEKAFRHSSSLTVHKRTHVGRENIRNGSLPLSMSHQYCGPLAN